TCCCGCAGCGAGCAGCTCCACGTCCCCGACCACCACGAGGGTCACGCTTGACCAACGTGAGCTCGTGTGAACCGGATCCCGCTGCCACCGACCGCCAACGGGCTTCGCCCGCCGACGTGCGCTGACGACAGCGAGGGGGGATGAGGAAGAGGGGGCAACGGCGGTAGTGGTTAGGGTTTTCGCCGAAGCCGCCCCTAGGGAGCGACGCGGGGGTCGTGGAAGTAAACTAATAACTATGAATatgaaaaacacaggaatatgatAAGAATGAATGAGCAAAACAGAAGAGTGGAAAATGGAGGAATTTTGCAAGCTTGAggactcatttggttcataggattCTTATAACGCAGGAATAAGAAAAATATACGAATATGTGTTTAGTCATAGGATTCTTATAACGCAGGAATAAGAAAATATACGAATATGTGTTGAAAACAGAGGATTGGAGAACACATATATATTGTCAAAgtcggtgtttggttcacaggaatgtaAATTTGTTTGTTCGTGATTTAGAGAAAAATGTCGTACTATTCaagaaaaatgttcatgacattCGAAAACTGTTCAGGCTTTTagaaaaaaattatgtcattttttaaaatgtttacaaaattttaaaaaatgttcatgtagttCTAAAAACatgtttgtgacatttaaaaaattGTTTAAACAACGTAAAAATGTTAATGTAGTTTAAAACAATGTTTCGTaccatttaaaaaaatcatgacatttaaaaaatgttcacacatttcaaaAATATGTTCAGGACATTTAGAAAACAATTATGCAATGTAAAAAATGTTGCATAGTTTACAGAAATTCTTTGTATCATTTAAAAAACAATTCaacgtgtatttgaaaaaaatatttaacatgcactaaaaaaagtgttcaaaacatgtatttaaaaaattctCAACATGTATCACAAAAATGTTACGTGCATACGTAATATGAACAGCGTGCATTGGATAAACTAGGCATGTAttagaaaaggaaaagaaagaaatacCCTGAAGAAAACTAGAAAACCCAAAAAACCACAGAAAGAACAGAGGAAACGACTAAAAAACCGAGAATAGCGTCGTTACAGGGCCGGCCCAGTCACTGCAGGCTCTAGCCCGCTGGATGGTCCAACGTGCGCGTCGATCAGTGTACCTTCATCTTCGAAGGTAGAACCACCAATATTACATGCTTTCGGTCTGGATTTTGGGCGCCATTTGTGGCTAATAAACCCACCAGACATTCATTGTATCCCTATGAACTTATGTGATTAATAAAGTGTGTTTAgactcaaaaaaaaacaaaaagttgTTCTCAAAAAACAAAAGTTACCATAGGGAACGAAATCCCCATCGGTAAACGGAACGGATTCAGCCGATACGAACGCCGTCCGCTGCCGCCTATATAACATAACGTGATCCCAGGGGAGGAGCAGACGCGCACTGCTAGCTGCACACGATCTGAGATTGTCGATTGGCCATGGCCGTACTCTTCTCTCCAGGTGAGAAGAGATTCCGTGctaattttatttatttaatctCCAAACATCACGGCCGGAGTCCATCGAGTATATATTGTTGGCTTGACCAAGTATTTTTGGACCTCTTTGATTTGCATtgcagaggaggaagagaggagggagagggaggagacggAGAGGATAGTCAAGCTGCAGAGGGAGCTGCAGAGGAACAGGGAGATGGAAGCAGAGAACCTTTATTTGCAAGAGCAGCTTGTTGGTCTTTACTGTTACTAAAGTTTTTACAAGATGCAGATGCTCATTGTTGCTCACATTCATTACGTGTTCCTAATACTTTGGCAGAGAGAGGTTGAGCTCAGCAGGCAACAGCACGCTGCTGATTTGCAGGAGAAAAATAGGCTTTCCCGATTGTTGGAGCATAAGGTATGTATGCATGTAATCCTTCTTGCAACTGCATTCAGCACTACTGATGGAGCATAGTCCATTTTTTTCACCGACGGAGGATTTCAATTAATGGTTTGGACAAAATTAAGTTGCTGTCTTGGCATGCCATGTAATTGTCAAAAGGCCTGGGTTTTTGTTTTCTTTGAAATTTGGATGATATAAAATTTGTTTGCCTAATTGCTGACAAGAGTTAACGTGATCAAAATCAATGTTTGCAGTCAGTTTAATTTTGGTGGCTTGGATTCAGATTTGTTGTATTTCAATATTTTTAATTTTTGCTTTATGGGTATTGTCAACTTATGagcattttacatcatgtatttgtTTTCGTTTTCACAAGATTATATTGTCTTCCACCTTTTGTATCTTTTAAAAATTAGGCTTGCCATCTTTATCAAACCTTTTCAATTTCTCTTTTGTTGTTTCAGAATGCTTTCCTGGAAAGAGTTGTCCAACGTCGAGAAGCTGAGTTTAATAGCCAAAAGAAAGAGAGGGCAGAAAGGATTAATCAGTTGATTTCAAGAAAGCGTGCAAAGGAGACTCTGCTGAAATTGATGTATTATCTGTTTCCGGAGGAAGAGCGGATCCAAATGTTCCACGTAGTAGACGCTAGAAAACGTGAAGGTAAGTAGATTCTCATACTAGCTTTACTCTTTGTTCTGCTCGCTGATCGAGCACGGTACTAGAGCTTTATTGTTATTTTTGGTAACTTCGTTAACAAGTTAATTGTTGTTCCCACAAGCTTATATTATGTCAGACCAAATCTACAGCCTATAGGTTGCTTAATTTTAGTTTATTCCGACTCTATTCGAGTGTTGAAACTACTTTGAATTGTCATTATCTTTGAGGATCGACCGCAATGCAGTATTGCTTTCTCATACTTGGACAATGGATCGCTGAAAATAGATCGTACACTAGTTGTGGCTTTGTTGCTAATCCATCATGTTTGTGTCATTTGGAAGCGAGGAAAACACATTATAGCCGATCAAGTATTGTTGGCAATAACATCTCACCTCTTTGATCTGCAGAGGAAGAGAGGCGGAAGAGGGAAGATGCGGAGATGAGACTAAAGCTCGACACACTTAAAGCTAAGCTCGACGCACTTAAAGCTAGCTAAGCAGCTGCAGGAGTTAATTAATGGAGATTGAAAAGGAGAGGCTTGGTCTCCTAAATATTTGAAGCATGGATCCTGCTTTGCATCATTTCGAAGTCATGTTTGATCTATGAGCCACAGTACTCCCATACATAACATGATGCTACTTGTTATGGTATTTTGAACGATGATGTTAGTATTACTCAGGTATAACAAAATTTTAGTTTAGTTATATGTAGATTTTGTTTGCTGCAAGGGATGTATTCATTGCAAGCGACTTCTGCTTTTTCTGCATGTTTCTTCGGTTTGTGTGTCGCTGTCGTGCGATCATCCTTGCACCTTTGCTGTCTTCTGTCAACTTCATTTCATTCCGGCGAAGTTATCGTCAGCTCCGACGACGAGAGCGGCAAGAAGGGCGGCGAGGAGGAGATCTACGTCGAGGAGTGGCATAGCGTCTTCCCCAGTGAGGACGACGACGGCACCAGCCCGGACCCGGCTCTCACCGAGGGCGGTCACGAGGAAGAACTGGCTTGACCTCCACTTCGATCATGTTTAGTTTAAGTTTTTAgtgtagtttagttttagtttaaaTTCATGTTTAATG
The Triticum dicoccoides isolate Atlit2015 ecotype Zavitan chromosome 3A, WEW_v2.0, whole genome shotgun sequence genome window above contains:
- the LOC119271730 gene encoding eukaryotic translation initiation factor 3 subunit A-like — its product is MAVLFSPEEEERREREETERIVKLQRELQRNREMEAENLYLQEQLREVELSRQQHAADLQEKNRLSRLLEHKNAFLERVVQRREAEFNSQKKERAERINQLISRKRAKETLLKLMYYLFPEEERIQMFHVVDARKREEEERRKREDAEMRLKLDTLKAKLDALKAS